Below is a window of bacterium DNA.
TCGCGCACGTGTCGCAGAAGTTGCCGGTCGAGAGCCGGACGAGGCATTCCGAGCACAGCGCTTTCCCGCAGCTCGAACAATAGCCGAGCGCGTTGCGGTCGGGGTGGTTTGCGCACTTCATCGCGCGCGTCCCGATCCCGCCGCCCGAAGCGGGCGCTTCGCCGCGGCGGTGTTCCTCGCGGACGCGGCTCTTGCCGGACGGGCCGGCCGCGCCGCGCGCACCGCCGCCG
It encodes the following:
- a CDS encoding B-box zinc finger protein — encoded protein: MKCANHPDRNALGYCSSCGKALCSECLVRLSTGNFCDTCANPGAAARPRRAVPWWLIVAGAGALFVLVRVVVH